Part of the Nitrospirota bacterium genome, AATCTGAAGATGTCACCCGCCACGGCGGTGTCAAACCAAGGGCCTTTTGTATAAGTTCAGTATCTGTCATAATGCGTATGAACTTACCATTTTGTATGGCTACTAAGCAAGGGCTACCCACTCAAATCAGCGAGGAACCATCTTTTTTATCCAATAGAGAGAAGATACCGAAATAGCAGGAGTTCCCCCCCAAAAAAGACATCAAAAAGGATAAGCCCACGAAAAACAGACAAAAAACGAAAATATAAAGTGGTAGCAGATGATTTTTAAAAAAATGGGGGGGGTATGTATTGAAGGGGGGGAACAATATAAAACAACTTCTCTGCATGGGAAATTCACCTGCTGTTCTATCTTCAATCTTCTACTGCACTGCTTAAAGGTTGCCGGAAATTGCAAGCTGTTGACAAAATTTGTCAACGAGTTCTTTGTTTATAACTATAAGCAGTATTTATAGTGGCTCATGCAAGCCGTTGTTTTTTCTAAAGAAAATCTTGAAACCACTCTTACATAAACCCTTTTTAATACTGGCAACAAACTTGCATTTTTATAAACTATCGAAATAAAATTAAGAAAGTGACAAGGAGGTGATGAAAATGTTGAACAGGGGTGATATTCCCGAAAAATCATCAGAGCTTCAGGACGACCTGGTCTTAAGGCTGGAGCCCCTAGATGTATCTTATGACAGGGAAAAAGAAGGCAATAGCTCCATGTGGGCTGGTGGCACATCACAGGAGTGGTTTTTTATAGATGAATGACCATATTGCCTCCATTCTATGGTACAATGGAACAATTGTAACAGGCCTTGCCTGAAAAATAATTCATCAAAAGCAGGCTTCCCGGTCAGGAGAAAATCCGGCTTAGGGAGAGAAAGTCTGCAAGTAAAAAAGGAGGTAAGTAATGTACAGGATGATTTCAGAAATGAAGAGGCGGGATGAGAGAGGTTTTACCCTCATCGAATTGCTCATCGTTGTGGCAATTATCGGTATCCTGGCTGCAATAGCAGTCCCGGCATACCTTGGGCAGAGGGAAAAGGCGAAGTGTAGGGCTGTTGAGGCAGGGGCAAAAGGAGCAGTTTCCGAAATACAGGGATATCTCGATGCCTTGGTTTCCGGGGATCCCTTCATTATCTTAGCTGCAAATGGAAGTCAGATCTGTGTGGAGTCGAATACCGCTGCAGCCGGCAAAACCTGTCAGGCACTGTATGACGAAACAGCCGTTTCTACCTACACTGATATCGATAGCGTTCTTGATTTAGTAGAGATCCACCATCAAGCCAAA contains:
- a CDS encoding type II secretion system protein, whose translation is MYRMISEMKRRDERGFTLIELLIVVAIIGILAAIAVPAYLGQREKAKCRAVEAGAKGAVSEIQGYLDALVSGDPFIILAANGSQICVESNTAAAGKTCQALYDETAVSTYTDIDSVLDLVEIHHQAKNELSPFNSANDLFVVANAGVEGTVILEAVDTRTTRIRGFCSDATNAVFDTEVTTR